Proteins encoded within one genomic window of Kibdelosporangium phytohabitans:
- a CDS encoding helix-turn-helix transcriptional regulator, with product MATTDSNRRELAGFLRTRRERITPEEVGLPAGPRRRTTGLRREEVAVLAGLSPTWYTYLEQGRDIHPSPEVLDSLARVLGLTEDERRYMHRLAHGRTTPPEPLKGEISAEELVKRLVTSSQDIPYPVYGANLYCDVIAWNRAAAEWYTDFSVLPPAERNMMRWLFGAEGKKRIDDWENDAADVVARWRSLIAPWGGDNRLKALVDDLKQDPDFQRLWDGHDVRELRSRVRRFRHPRLGIQPSRVIVVQGAEFAPCLVAFHVPAQPSDDPTLDDLDHGHPAGDGFR from the coding sequence GTGGCGACGACGGACAGCAACAGACGCGAACTCGCCGGTTTCCTGCGCACCAGGCGTGAGCGGATCACACCGGAGGAAGTCGGGCTGCCGGCCGGGCCCCGGCGCCGCACCACGGGTCTGCGCCGCGAGGAAGTCGCCGTGCTCGCCGGGCTGAGCCCCACCTGGTACACGTACCTCGAGCAGGGCCGCGACATCCACCCGTCCCCCGAGGTGCTCGACAGCCTCGCGCGGGTGCTGGGCCTGACCGAGGACGAACGCAGGTACATGCACCGGCTGGCGCATGGCCGGACCACCCCGCCGGAACCGCTGAAAGGCGAGATCTCCGCGGAGGAACTCGTCAAGCGGCTGGTGACCTCGTCGCAGGACATCCCGTACCCGGTCTACGGCGCCAACCTCTACTGCGACGTCATCGCGTGGAACCGCGCCGCGGCCGAGTGGTACACCGATTTCAGCGTCCTGCCGCCCGCCGAGCGCAACATGATGCGCTGGCTGTTCGGCGCGGAGGGCAAGAAACGCATCGACGACTGGGAGAACGACGCCGCCGACGTGGTGGCGCGCTGGCGGTCGCTGATCGCGCCGTGGGGCGGCGACAACCGGCTGAAGGCGCTCGTCGACGACCTCAAGCAGGACCCGGACTTCCAGCGCCTGTGGGACGGGCACGACGTGCGGGAACTGCGCAGCCGGGTTCGCAGGTTCCGGCACCCGCGGCTGGGCATCCAGCCGAGCAGGGTGATCGTGGTGCAGGGCGCGGAATTCGCCCCCTGCCTGGTCGCCTTCCACGTTCCGGCGCAGCCCTCGGATGATCCGACACTCGATGATCTTGACCACGGTCATCCGGCAGGTGACGGATTCCGTTAG